From the Candidatus Methylomirabilota bacterium genome, the window TTGGCCTCGGAGCGCGCGGCTTTCTTGACCAGCTCGAAGACGCGCACCATCGCCGGGCTGCGGCCGATGATGTTCTCGAGCCCCAAGGTCTCCTGGAGCTGCTCGCGCAGATTCCGGTTCTCGACGGCGAGCTGGCGGTGGCGCAGCGCGCGGTCGACGGCGACCTGGAGCTGGTCGACGGAGAAGGTCTTCGGCAGGTAGTCGAAGGCCCCTTCCTTCACCGCCGCCACCGCGGATTCGAACGTGGCGAAGCCCGTGATCACGATGACGGGCAGCCCGGGATCCAGGGCCCGGGCCCGGCGCAGCAGCTCCATGCCGTCGACGCCCGGCATCTTGAGATCGGTGAGGACGACGTCGGGATGGTCGGACTCCAGCAGCGCGACGCCCCGGGCTCCGTCGGTCGCGGTGAGGCAGTCGTGACCGGCGCGCCCCAGGATGCGCGCGCAGTTGTCCACCATGTCGGGCTCGTCGTCGACGATGAGGACGCGCGCCTTCTTCACGCCGTTGCCGCCGCGCTCACCGGGAAGGCCAGGACGAAGGTGGTTCCCTTGCCGGGCTGGGACTCCACGTCCAGTGTGCCCTGATGATCACGCACGATGCCGTACGAGATCGACAGGCCGAGCCCGGTGCCGTGCGCCTTCGTCGTGAAGAACGGATCGAAGATCTTCGGCAAGATCTCGGGGGGAATACCGGGCCCCGTGTCGCGAACGATCAGACGGACGTACCCCGGACGCTGGGCGTCGGTTTCGACGGCGATCTCGCCGCCGTCGCTCATGGCGTCGCGGGCATTGAGCACGAGGTTCATGAGCACCTGCTGGAGGGCCGTGGCGTCGCCATGGATCGGGGGGAGCCCCGGTGTCAGGCGGCGCGTCAGGGTGATGCCGTCTTTGACGATCTGCTTCTCGATCAGCAGCAGCGTCTCATCGGCGACGTGGTTCAGATCCACGGGGCCCTGGGCCCCGCCCGACTGGCGGGCGAACGACAGGAGACCCTGGACGATGCGGGCGACGCGCTGGGCATGGCGGTGGAGCACCTGCAGATCGTCGCGCATGCCGGCGGGCAGCGACCGAGGATCGGTTTCCAGCAGCATCAGCTCGATCCGCGAGGAGATGATGCCGATAGGGTTGTTCAGCTCGTGGGCGAGCCCGGCCGCCAGGGTGCCGAGCGCGGCGAGCTTCTCCGCCTGGCGGGCCGCACGCTCCAGGCCGACCCGCTCGGTGATGTCATCGATGAGGAGGACGGCGCCGGCCGGCCCGCCGCTCTGGCGGAGCAGGCTGCCCCTGATGTTCCAGGCCACCCGCTCGCCCCGGAGCGTCTCGTGCTCGACGGCGTCGAGCTTGAACTCCTCAATCTCGCCGCGGAGCAGCCGCTGGAGCGGTTCCACCACCCCCTCGCGCTTGAAGTTCGGGTTCACGTCGACGAGCAGCCGGCCCATCAGCTCGGCGCCCGCCCCTCCGCACCACTGCTCCATCGTCTGGTTCCAGGCGATGATCCGTCCCTCGTGGTCGAGCACGATGAGCCCCTCGCGGAGGCTTTCCACCACGCTGCGGATGAACCGTTCGCGCTCGCGAGCCTCGGCGGAGAGCGCCCCGACCTGGAGCCGCTCGGCCTCCTCGACGTCGCCCAGGATGCCGACACCGATGGCGGTGCCGACCAGGACCGAAATCCGGATCGCCATGTTGGCCAGCTCGACCTCCGCGATGCTGGGCCAGACGACAGCAAGGTAGGCGACGGCCGAGCCGAGCGCGACGAGGACACCGCGCTTGATGCCGTAGTAATAGGACTGGAGCCCCGCGATGACGAGCAGCGCCAGGAAGAGCGTGCTCTGCGCCCCGCCCGTGAGGTGGATGAGCGTGAGCGCGAAGGCGAGATCCACCAGCAGCACGAACAGGTTGAGGCGCAGCATAGCGGGCGGTCGGAGCCAGAGCGCGGTGATGACGGCGACGCTGTAGACGAGGAACCCCAGCATCGTCGTGTCGACGGCGGTCCACTCCGGGACTGGCCGCGGCGCCAGCAGAACCCACGCGTACCCTGAGACGATCGCCAGCACGCGGATGAGCGGCAGCGCCACCACACGGGTGCCGCCGACGCGCTGAGCCACCCGCTGGATCAGGAGCCCGATGGGCACGCCCAGATTATACGCGCCCGCTTCGCACGGGCCGTGGCCGCGGGGTGGGGCGAGCGTGGACCAGGAGCGGGCGGCACTGCCCCACCGGGCTGCCGTGTCTGTGCTCTAAACGCGCGGATTCTCGCACCTCGGGCGTGGCACCGTCATTGCTCACGCTTCCGGGTATGCGAGTCAGCGAGATCATGAGCCGAGAGGTGACGACGATCGGAGTGCCGGACTCCTGTCACGAGGCCGCGGCGCGCATGTACCACGCGAAGATCCGCCATCTGCCGGTCGTGGATGCCGGCGGGCGGCTGGTGGGAATCGTGACCGACCGTGACCTCCGCCACCGGCTCTTCGCCCCCGGCGTCTTCTCCCGGATCGGCACCATGCCGGTCGAGGCGCTGCTCAAGGCGGTGCCGGTGAGCGAGATCATGTCGGCCCCGGTCGTGGCAGTGAGCCCGACCGACGATCTCGAGCGGGCGGCGCGACGGATGCTGGAGGACAAGGTCGGCTCGCTCCCGGTGGTGGAGGACGGGCGGGTCCTCGGAATCATCACCGAGACCGATCTGCTGCGGCGGATCGTCCAGGCCGACGCCTGCTGCCATGAAGGCGACTGCATCATCGTGTCCTACCCGTGATGATGGAATCGCCGACCGCCCCCCGCCCCCCCTCGGCGCTCGAGCAGGATTGCCTGTGCATCGAGCTGATCCGGCGCCACCTCGCGACCGACACGGTGGGCTTCCAGATCTTCCTGTATCAGGAGCTGACGTCCACCAACGCCGTCCTGCGGCGCCTCGCCGAAGCGGGCGTCCGCGAGGGCACGGTCGTGCTTGCCGAAACGCAGACCGCGGGACGCGGCCGGCTCGGCAAGAGCTGGTTTTCGCCCCCCGGGGTCAACCTCTACGTCTCGGTGCTCTTTCGCCCCCCGATCCCGCGCACGGCGGTGCCGGTGTTCTCCTTCATCACGTCCCTCGCGCTCAGCGATGCGATCGGGGCGGAAGGCGTGGCGGCCGCGATCAGGTGGCCCAACGACGTCCTGATCGAGGGCAAGAAGGTGGCGGGAACCCTAGTCTCCTACGCGACGGCCGGTGATCTGGCCGAGTACGTGATCCTCGGCGCCGGTGTCAACCTGAACGTGGACGAGGCGACGCTGGCGGCGGCACTGGGCCCGGCCGGCCTGGCCGCGACGTCGCTCCGCGCGGCGGCGGGCCGCCCGATCGATCGCAACGTCTTCGCGGCCGCGTTCCTGAACTTTCTTGAGAAGTGGTGGGACGCGTATCGGGTGTCCGGGCCCCCGGCCGTGCTGAGGGCCTGGCGCGAACGCGAAATCCTTGCCGGCTGCTCGCTCGGGATCCCCAGCGGTGCGGGGCCCTCACCGGCGAGATCGTGATCCGGGACGGAGGGTGTCTGATGGCGATCGGGATCAGAGGACTGGGCCGCGACCGCGGGCTCGCCTCGCGCGTCAGGGGGCGTGTGGCCAAGGTGCTCGGTCGCCTGAGCGTCAGGCCGGTGACGGCGCAGGTCGCGTTCCTCGATGACAATGGCCCGAAAGGCGGCGGGATCCGGTGCGCGGTGACGC encodes:
- a CDS encoding CBS domain-containing protein, which produces MSREVTTIGVPDSCHEAAARMYHAKIRHLPVVDAGGRLVGIVTDRDLRHRLFAPGVFSRIGTMPVEALLKAVPVSEIMSAPVVAVSPTDDLERAARRMLEDKVGSLPVVEDGRVLGIITETDLLRRIVQADACCHEGDCIIVSYP
- a CDS encoding ATP-binding protein: MPIGLLIQRVAQRVGGTRVVALPLIRVLAIVSGYAWVLLAPRPVPEWTAVDTTMLGFLVYSVAVITALWLRPPAMLRLNLFVLLVDLAFALTLIHLTGGAQSTLFLALLVIAGLQSYYYGIKRGVLVALGSAVAYLAVVWPSIAEVELANMAIRISVLVGTAIGVGILGDVEEAERLQVGALSAEARERERFIRSVVESLREGLIVLDHEGRIIAWNQTMEQWCGGAGAELMGRLLVDVNPNFKREGVVEPLQRLLRGEIEEFKLDAVEHETLRGERVAWNIRGSLLRQSGGPAGAVLLIDDITERVGLERAARQAEKLAALGTLAAGLAHELNNPIGIISSRIELMLLETDPRSLPAGMRDDLQVLHRHAQRVARIVQGLLSFARQSGGAQGPVDLNHVADETLLLIEKQIVKDGITLTRRLTPGLPPIHGDATALQQVLMNLVLNARDAMSDGGEIAVETDAQRPGYVRLIVRDTGPGIPPEILPKIFDPFFTTKAHGTGLGLSISYGIVRDHQGTLDVESQPGKGTTFVLAFPVSAAATA
- a CDS encoding biotin--[acetyl-CoA-carboxylase] ligase → MMESPTAPRPPSALEQDCLCIELIRRHLATDTVGFQIFLYQELTSTNAVLRRLAEAGVREGTVVLAETQTAGRGRLGKSWFSPPGVNLYVSVLFRPPIPRTAVPVFSFITSLALSDAIGAEGVAAAIRWPNDVLIEGKKVAGTLVSYATAGDLAEYVILGAGVNLNVDEATLAAALGPAGLAATSLRAAAGRPIDRNVFAAAFLNFLEKWWDAYRVSGPPAVLRAWREREILAGCSLGIPSGAGPSPARS